From the genome of Biomphalaria glabrata chromosome 1, xgBioGlab47.1, whole genome shotgun sequence, one region includes:
- the LOC106065101 gene encoding pancreatic triacylglycerol lipase-like, protein MESRRRPVILLALVALTNIVHLTKGADEVCYTPLGCFSTEPPFGISLQRPLVLNPQSPGVIGTVFKLFTRESPSQSIDLPAIRVDNINDVWTGLKVRPVKFIVHGFLEDTDKDSWLRTLKTEILLQGYYHVIIVDWSEGNKPPYTLATANTRVVGAQIAHLIQKLEESFGIQPSDMHIIGHSLGSHIAGYAGERTYGRLGRITGLDPAGPYFENTDIRVRLDPSDARFVDVIHTDGRSLLLLGLGTLQPMGHYDFYPNLGHEMPGCQYFPIKDILELGMRGAAREGACNHARSVKYFIESVNVKFPYTAYPCSGEEDFVSGKCRTCSTQGCARMGFHAKPINELIQKYYLTTSDSEPFCQYHWEVFIKLSSQPTFSEKGIIEVNVATYSGVIKSVKSSNNPISLTNNQVVHVSLIDPVDIGSIATVSVRWKKEFSILDTLGGWFGKKPKKIYIDAVGVYSAENNEKVIFCARDEALEDDKTTLLLTQNQIC, encoded by the exons ATGGAGTCAAGACGGAGGCCTGTGATTCTATTGGCTCTAGTGGCTTTGACTAACATTGTACACTTGACAAAGGGAG CTGATGAAGTCTGCTACACTCCGCTGGGATGCTTTTCTACAGAACCTCCTTTTGGAATAAGTCTTCAGAGACCACTTGTGTTGAATCCACAATCCCCAGGTGTAATTGG GACTGTGTTTAAACTTTTCACACGAGAGAGTCCCTCTCAATCCATCGATTTGCCCGCCATTAGGGTAGATAACATTAACGATGTGTGGACAGGTTTAAAAGTTCGACCAGTGAAATTTATCGTCCACGGATTTTTAGAGGACACAGACAAGGATTCTTGGTTGAGG ACTCTGAAAACAGAGATATTATTACAAGGCTACTATCACGTGATTATAGTGGACTGGTCTGAAGGAAACAAACCTCCATACACACTGGCTACAGCCAACACCAGAGTCGTTGGAGCACAAATCGCTCACCTCATACAGAAACTGGAG GAGAGTTTTGGAATTCAACCATCGGACATGCACATCATAGGTCACAGCCTTGGAAGTCACATTGCTGGTTATGCTGGCGAGCGTACATACGGTCGACTTGGAAGGATCACAG GCCTTGACCCTGCAGGACCTTACTTCGAAAACACGGACATAAGAGTCCGACTTGACCCGTCAGACGCCAGATTTGTTGACGTCATACATACTGATGGCAGAAGCTTGTTGTTATTAG GTCTCGGGACATTGCAGCCTATGGGTCATTATGACTTCTATCCAAATCTGGGTCATGAAATGCCTGGCTGCCAATATTTCCCAATAAAAGATATATTAGAACTAGGAATGCGTGGAG CTGCTAGAGAAGGTGCATGCAATCACGCACGGTCTGTCAAGTATTTCATAGAGAGTGTCAACGTGAAATTTCCTTACACAGCGTACCCATGTAGTGGAGAAGAAGACTTTGTG TCCGGTAAATGTAGGACCTGCAGTACACAGGGATGTGCCAGGATGGGTTTCCACGCCAAGCCAATAAATGAACTCATTCAGAAATATTACTTAACAACCTCAGACTCGGAACCTTTTTGTC aatatcACTGGGAAGTCTTCATCAAGTTAAGTTCCCAGCCAACATTTTCTGAGAAGGGAATTATCGAAGTGAACGTTGCTACGTACTCAGGAGTCATCAAGTCGGTCAAATCCAGTAACAA CCCAATCAGTTTAACCAATAACCAAGTAGTGCATGTTTCTCTAATCGATCCAGTAGACATTGGCTCCATAGCGACCGTGTCTGTCCGGTGGAAGAAGGAGTTTTCAATACTCGACACATTGGGAGGATGGTTTGGGAAAAAGCCTAAAAAGATTTATATCGATGCTGTGGGTGTTTACAGTGCTGAAAATAATGAAAA agtAATTTTCTGTGCAAGAGATGAGGCTTTAGAAGATGATAAGACAACCTTACTTCTGACACAAAACCAAATTTGTTAA